The genomic interval CATTACATCTGGGTCCTAGGATGCACACAATCACAATGTTACAGCCCACCTTGCATAAAAGGTGCACAATGCTGCAAAGCATTTACAGAAATGGCATGAATGGCACTGATTACAGGATGCTGTACCTTCATGGCCATGAGCACCTCCGGGTCACTGAGAAGTTTGTCCAAACCAGGGATGCCACCTGGGAAGCCACCGGGACCACCTGGGAAGCCACCGGCAGCACCTGGGAAGCCACCGGCACCACCTGGGAAGCCACCGGCACCACCTGGGAATAGTTACAGAAGCCACATGAACAACACTTCTGTATTTCAGGTCACAGTTCAATTGCTAGTGTCATCATGTTTACAAGGTGTCTGAACTGGTTGTTTGTCTCCAAAcatcacagatacacaattGTGGAAATAACATGTTAGTTTTGTCAGTTGGGCCTTCATCTTTTACCTGGGAATCCTGGGAAGCCACCAGCCCCACCTGCCTGTTGTCTGGCCTCCTGCTCCTGTAAACAGGTACGTCTCTCGGTTACAAAAGCACTGCTACTTTTATACCAGTACTATCTGTACTAGTCAGAGTATATGATTTGTCTCAATGTCATGGCCTTTGATCAGCTCAGATCATTTGGCCAACTCACCCTCTGGGCTCTCTCGTGCTCCTCTCTGGCTTTCTTCACCCGCTCCTGCCTCTCCTTGATCTCGCGCTCCTCGCGCTTGCGCTCGTATTTGCGCCGGTGCTCAATGATTTTGTTAGCCTGTTCAGGAAACCaatggcaatttttttttttagcaagaTGGCTGCTGACACAATACACTCTTACTCAGTGTAGTCTTCTCACATATAATGGTTAATGAAATACTCGTCATTAATTAACAGTATTTGTAGCATAATCTACATGATCCTACATCTGTATTCTCCTTTAACTCCCAGGACACTTTACAAGCCATGAATTATCAATGACATGTTCCTCAACTGCCAGAATCTAAAATGGCAAGTCCATCTGTTTCCAACTTGCCAAAGATAGCATTGGTATGCATGACAGCAACTCAACAGTGCATTTACCTAGCACACAACTCCCTTCGGATTTTAATCTTGTTCAGTGGCCTATTCACCTTTCCGAATGTTTTCATTTGGATGCAAATGTGCAGGTCATACTTCCATTAAAAGAACAGGCCTGCTAGAGTTTGGAGAAAGTCTGAGGAAACTCTGTACACCAATTCAGGTATACCATTAGAAACAACATAGCTTGGCTTCATGGTGAGAGGAGCCTTGTCCCCAACATGAGGCCTGAGAATGAAAGGACACACACCCTGGGCTGGACTTCTTTCAGCATGGTGCTGGCATCATCGTCGTAGTCAAGCTTGCAGGCCATAGCCAGGTCCTTAGCAGCCTCCTCCCAATGGCCCAGCAACCTAAGAAAGGCAAGGCAGAGCggtcacacatactcactctacGATGTTACCACACAGCCAGGCAAATGCTGCATAAGTAGTCCTGGACACACCTGTGGGCCTTTCCTCTCCACTTGTACGGCTGTGCAGAGTCTGGGTTGATGTCGATGGCTCGGTCACAGTCTCTTATGGCAGCATTCGGCTTCTGCATCTTGATATACACACTGGAAGAGAGAATCATTAGATGTTATACAATCGTAGCATGCAAAATTAATACATCTAAATAAATGGCCTGTTAAACAGCTTGTGGTGGTTTCTAATTCCTACCTAGCCCGTTTGGCATAGAGGATAGCCAAACATGGGTTGAGTTTGATTGCTTCAGTGAAGAGGTCCAGAGCTTTTTGCAGTTCCCCTACAAGAAACAACAAGAAGAAAGTTACGTCAAATTTGCGATGAGAATAGAAACAAAAGAGGTAAAGACAAAGTTGTCCTCTCTGTGCTTTTAGGAGCTCCATATGGGACATTTTCCTTTAAACAGCAGCTACTTGCAAAAGCACAATGTGAAATATGATCATGCACCTTCTCCCAGGACTTCAATTGCCTCCATTTTCTTAGCATTTGCCTGGTCCATCATGTCCTCTGTGACCTAAGGAAGCACAAATTTGTCAAAACAAATCAGCTTCAGGTTTTATACAAATGCTTTACAGACACTTACTGTAGGagaaaatacacatacactacgACAACAGATAGAAGTAAAATGCTTTCTAAGTTTCCATCAGTATCAAGAAATTTCTGAAAACAATACATGGtgcagagttacacaaatgccTGATTAATCAATCTCCAATTAGGAGACAATTGCTGTATACAATCTATGTACAATTGCTGTACAATAGCATAGCATAGGTACAGTATAACAGACATTTAAGTATAACAATATAAGTAAAACAAGGGACATCAATAATAGGGACATCAAACCACTCCCGTACAATGTTTATGGCCTGGGGCACGTCCCCTAATCAATGAGTTTTAGTTCCAGCCGAATCACTTCTTCAAGACATAATTAGGTAACACCAACACATTCTATCTCTTGCCCTGTACTAAAGCATCTTCTAGCTAATATCTAAAAAGTAGTGTTTCAAGTGCTATATACAATTTGAAAAGCCTTTACTATCCATATTCAGACAACATTTACTGTACCTCAAGGTTTTCAAAGTCTCCCATTTCCTGGGGTGCATCTGTGTCTGGCTCAATAACTCCTTCGTTGTCTATCTCTGTggaaaaataatacaaatatacaGGTAGGATACACTGCAGGTCGAATGACAgataaaagaaaatattttataaaacaaaaacGCAATATCCTTTAAACAAATGTCCTCCCTGAACTACATACCTAGCTCgctctcctcactctctgatGGTGGGCTTGGCTCAGCTGCTGGCTTTGACGTGGTTGGTGGTGGTCCACATGGGCATCCCCCCTGGACACAACATACACCCGTCAGTGGCAGTGAGAATTCCAGATAACCAAAGGTGTTTCCATCAGAAAAGCATAAGAATTCAACATTACCTTGCACGAGGACTCATTGCTGGGGGCTGGGGGGATAGTAGCTCCCAAGCTGAAAGTAAACATGCACCTTATTTTTGGGGGTCTAGTAACATCATGCTGCTCATAATTTGATATGCTCCCATTGAATTATCCACCCAAGGCACGAAGAGAGAGCTCATGCTACATCTAGACCACCTGATACCCTGACAGCAAATTCTATAATAACACTGAAGATACAACTTCAAATAGGCGGGACTGCATACCTTTCACTGCAAAACACATAGCTAGCCAattatattttaattatttatatCTTTACACATATTCTCGTGAGACTGAATGACTCCGTTCATCTGCAGTTAGAGGAAGTAAGATGAACTAAAATGGCAGAAAAAGACATTGGCTACTAACCCCTGCAACCAGGTCCGGAGAAAACCCAGCTCAGGCAGGTGCAACACGGAGGGATTATCATTGCACAGATGCACGAAGGCCTTCAATTCAGTCACTTTCCGCGGGTCCATTCCCACCTCTTTCGATCTGAAGATAAACCTATTACACCGAGAAATGTTACGAAATGTTGTCAAATTGGATTGCGCGAATGTTCCAACCCTGCTTGTGCAGCCAAGGAAAAACGAATTTGGGTAATGTCAACTAGCTACTTTTTAAGCACAGGCAATTCGAAAATATGCCAGTGAAGATGATTTTTCACTTTTCCAAATAGGCATTTACAAATAATGTAAGATTTCAACACACGAACTTAATGTTTAACATTCACTTGCTTTCACAATGGAATATTCTGGAACGGCATCATTACGCAGTTACGTTAAACACTCACATTCAATTGATGAACAATATGAAAAGACCTTTCTTTCAAAAGGGCTgaatttcatgaaatatgaatgtgCACTACCTGAAACAACAGTATGTGTCTGATCCTTTCGACTACACGGCCTACTCCGAAGCTTTCTGTTCA from Alosa sapidissima isolate fAloSap1 chromosome 3, fAloSap1.pri, whole genome shotgun sequence carries:
- the st13 gene encoding hsc70-interacting protein, translated to MDPRKVTELKAFVHLCNDNPSVLHLPELGFLRTWLQGLGATIPPAPSNESSCKGGCPCGPPPTTSKPAAEPSPPSESEESELEIDNEGVIEPDTDAPQEMGDFENLEVTEDMMDQANAKKMEAIEVLGEGELQKALDLFTEAIKLNPCLAILYAKRASVYIKMQKPNAAIRDCDRAIDINPDSAQPYKWRGKAHRLLGHWEEAAKDLAMACKLDYDDDASTMLKEVQPRANKIIEHRRKYERKREEREIKERQERVKKAREEHERAQREQEARQQAGGAGGFPGFPGGAGGFPGGAGGFPGAAGGFPGGPGGFPGGIPGLDKLLSDPEVLMAMKDPDVMAAFQDVAQNPANIAKYQSNPKIMALIAKLSSKFGGAQP